The following proteins are encoded in a genomic region of Cryptomeria japonica chromosome 11, Sugi_1.0, whole genome shotgun sequence:
- the LOC131041327 gene encoding glutathione S-transferase F9-like, with amino-acid sequence MVVKMFGSGQAGCARRVLACLVEKGIEFEIVPVDILKGEQKKPEFLALQPFGKVPVVQDGDLTLFESRAIIRYFAEKYAAQGTCLLGKSLEERALVEQWLEVEGQYFSSPAYELVVQVLIVPKIGQPQDLALIESSTEKLDKVLDVYEERLSKSKYLAGDFYSLADLTHLPFIHYIVSATDKGYLITNRIHVNAWWEDISTRPAWKKVSAM; translated from the exons ATGGTTGTGAAGATGTTTGGATCAGGCCAGGCTGGGTGTGCCAGAAGGGTGCTTGCATGCCTGGTGGAGAAAGGCATTGAGTTTGAAATTGTGCCTGTTGATATACTCAAAGGGGAACAGAAAAAACCAGAGTTCCTGGCCTTACAA CCCTTTGGAAAAGTTCCTGTGGTCCAGGATGGAGATCTCACACTGTTTG AGTCAAGGGCAATCATAAGGTACTTTGCTGAGAAATATGCAGCGCAGGGAACCTGTCTTCTGGGGAAAAGCTTAGAGGAGAGAGCATTGGTTGAACAGTGGCTAGAAGTTGAAGGGCAATACTTCAGTTCTCCTGCTTATGAACTGGTTGTTCAGGTGCTAATTGTCCCTAAGATTGGTCAGCCTCAGGACTTGGCATTGATTGAGAGCAGTACTGAGAAGCTGGATAAAGTGTTAGATGTGTATGAAGAGAGGCTGTCAAAGAGCAAGTACTTGGCAGGGGACTTTTATAGCCTTGCTGATCTGACCCATCTTCCATTTATTCATTACATAGTGAGTGCTACTGATAAGGGATATCTGATTACAAACAGGATACATGTAAATGCATGGTGGGAGGATATTTCCACCAGACCTGCATGGAAGAAGGTTTCAGCTATGTGA